The following proteins come from a genomic window of Yinghuangia sp. ASG 101:
- a CDS encoding Clp protease N-terminal domain-containing protein produces the protein MAETRRVGGRRITPEHLLLALLDCEQPDPAAELMAEPGIDRAAVRESIRTGV, from the coding sequence TTGGCCGAGACGAGGAGGGTCGGCGGCCGACGCATCACACCGGAGCATCTTCTGCTGGCCCTGCTCGACTGCGAGCAGCCGGATCCCGCGGCGGAACTCATGGCGGAGCCGGGCATCGACCGCGCCGCCGTCCGAGAAAGCATTCGGACGGGGGTCTGA
- a CDS encoding IclR family transcriptional regulator, translating into MDDHTVAGRVFAILDTVASRATPVGLAELTRDTGIPKPTVRRIAADLVRRRLLERIGDRYRLGSHTLDLGMRAAAQRGLVRAAAPHLQELLVRTGEIAWVSTCTDDAVTQLSVVYGANRVLDAAPGSWPIILNSPVFPATAVGRLVLAERPELVEELRTRPLRPMTRYTPTSWPQLMAILGHVRDTGVAQEAEHGALGYYCIATAIRAPDGSAAGFVGVTGRTSGQPFARIARPLQAAAAEISHVLAATF; encoded by the coding sequence ATGGACGACCACACCGTGGCTGGACGCGTCTTCGCGATCCTCGACACCGTCGCCTCCCGCGCAACCCCGGTCGGCTTGGCAGAGCTGACCCGGGACACCGGCATCCCCAAACCGACCGTACGGCGCATCGCCGCCGACCTCGTACGGCGCCGCCTGCTCGAACGCATCGGTGACCGGTACCGCCTCGGGAGCCACACGCTCGACCTGGGCATGCGTGCGGCGGCCCAGCGAGGGCTCGTGCGTGCCGCGGCCCCGCACCTGCAAGAACTGCTGGTCCGCACCGGCGAGATCGCGTGGGTCAGCACGTGCACGGACGACGCCGTGACCCAGTTGAGTGTCGTGTACGGCGCCAACCGCGTCCTCGACGCCGCGCCCGGCTCGTGGCCGATCATCCTGAACAGCCCTGTCTTCCCCGCCACCGCCGTCGGTCGCTTGGTCCTTGCCGAACGCCCCGAACTGGTCGAGGAGTTGCGAACGCGTCCACTGCGGCCCATGACCCGGTACACCCCCACCTCGTGGCCGCAGCTCATGGCGATTCTCGGCCACGTGCGCGACACGGGTGTGGCTCAGGAGGCGGAGCACGGAGCGTTGGGCTACTACTGCATTGCCACGGCGATCCGCGCACCCGACGGCTCAGCGGCGGGCTTCGTCGGTGTCACCGGCCGCACGAGCGGCCAGCCCTTCGCCCGGATCGCCCGGCCACTACAAGCGGCCGCAGCCGAGATCAGCCACGTGCTTGCCGCGACATTCTGA
- a CDS encoding glycerate kinase — translation MRVLFAPDAFKGTVDAAAAAEALAAGWLEVRPHDDVIILPMADGGEGTLDAVARAVPGAVRVLVTGVPGPNGSPVDGSWLDLPDGTAVVELASVCGLPLLGSPDPLGAHTAGLGAVIADALRTGATALVVAVGGSASTDGGTGALSTLGARFLDDAGEVLPPGGGPLSRLASADLTTLAATPPGGIQVLTDVRNPLLGPRGAAHTFGPQKGATPEDIATLEAGLRRLASVLGGDPTRPGAGAAGGTAYGLAAACGATLTSGAVRIAELVGLYDAIAGADLVVTGEGRFDATSLNGKVVAAVLHAVTQASGPPLAIAAGSVAAPLPRGVIAAADLTRLAGSSAAAQADAPHWLRRSGAALATRLDRGSVPT, via the coding sequence ATGCGCGTGCTGTTCGCTCCCGACGCGTTCAAAGGGACGGTCGACGCCGCCGCCGCGGCCGAGGCGCTGGCCGCCGGATGGCTGGAGGTCCGTCCCCACGACGACGTGATCATCCTGCCGATGGCCGACGGCGGCGAGGGCACCCTCGACGCGGTGGCGCGAGCGGTCCCCGGTGCCGTGCGGGTCCTGGTGACCGGCGTCCCCGGGCCGAACGGCTCTCCGGTCGACGGATCGTGGCTCGACCTGCCCGACGGCACCGCGGTCGTCGAACTCGCCTCGGTGTGCGGACTGCCGCTGCTCGGCAGCCCCGACCCCTTGGGCGCCCACACCGCGGGTCTCGGCGCGGTGATCGCCGACGCGCTCCGTACGGGAGCGACGGCACTGGTCGTGGCGGTCGGCGGATCCGCCTCGACCGACGGGGGCACCGGCGCGCTGAGCACCCTCGGAGCCCGTTTCCTCGACGACGCGGGAGAGGTGCTTCCCCCGGGAGGAGGGCCGTTGTCCCGGCTGGCCTCCGCCGACCTCACGACCCTCGCGGCCACGCCGCCCGGCGGCATCCAGGTCCTCACCGACGTCCGGAACCCCTTGCTCGGCCCGCGGGGCGCCGCTCACACATTCGGCCCGCAGAAGGGAGCGACACCCGAGGACATCGCGACCCTCGAAGCCGGCCTGCGCCGCCTGGCCTCCGTCCTCGGCGGCGATCCGACGCGGCCCGGCGCGGGCGCGGCCGGCGGCACGGCGTATGGCCTCGCCGCCGCGTGCGGCGCGACCCTGACGTCCGGTGCCGTCCGCATCGCCGAACTGGTGGGCCTGTACGACGCGATCGCCGGGGCGGACCTCGTGGTCACCGGCGAAGGACGCTTCGACGCAACCTCGTTGAACGGAAAAGTCGTCGCCGCCGTCCTCCACGCGGTGACACAAGCGTCGGGCCCACCTCTCGCCATCGCCGCCGGATCCGTGGCCGCACCACTTCCCCGCGGCGTTATCGCCGCGGCAGACCTGACCCGCCTCGCCGGATCCTCCGCCGCGGCCCAGGCCGACGCCCCGCACTGGCTGCGCCGCAGCGGCGCCGCTCTGGCCACCCGCCTCGACCGCGGCTCCGTCCCCACGTGA
- a CDS encoding VOC family protein translates to MAARIDLTLDCADARLLAEFWKSALGYVDEPPPAPFRTREEWLAQFDLPDDDSADDGAWLCDPDGVGPRLSIVRVSEPKTAKNRLHIDVRVPGHGGPGEKWARIKAESERLVAAGGAVLAEFEGHHMVMADPEGNEFCVAAASA, encoded by the coding sequence ATGGCAGCCAGAATTGATTTGACTCTCGATTGCGCGGACGCGCGGCTTCTCGCCGAGTTCTGGAAGTCGGCCCTGGGATACGTGGACGAGCCACCGCCCGCTCCCTTCAGGACCCGCGAGGAATGGCTCGCACAGTTCGACCTTCCGGACGACGATTCCGCGGACGACGGCGCGTGGCTTTGCGATCCTGACGGCGTCGGCCCTCGGCTCAGCATTGTCAGGGTCTCCGAGCCGAAGACCGCGAAGAACCGACTTCATATCGACGTCCGGGTGCCGGGACACGGCGGCCCCGGTGAGAAGTGGGCGCGCATCAAGGCCGAGTCCGAGCGGCTGGTCGCGGCGGGTGGCGCCGTCTTGGCGGAGTTTGAGGGGCACCATATGGTGATGGCCGACCCGGAGGGAAACGAGTTCTGCGTTGCCGCCGCCTCGGCTTGA